One window of the Candidatus Eisenbacteria bacterium genome contains the following:
- the yidC gene encoding membrane protein insertase YidC produces the protein MMDRRTWIAVGLCVVFLFAYPQILKVFGLQQYLNPGAPKPPVADSAQVSGNSTGLATGIGFGTPDSAGSGLTPAGTATSTSAAPPTQAQLTSLPFRPVRSEIERNYAIETPLYRATFTNRGARLLAVELKRYSAALGAKGVQTGRAALLPRNNGALAPEDRVVLAGGPSVALDLGAGDAQRSLSGVVYTATESLDASGALRSLAFTTYDSTGLFLRQTWRARPDDYALDLEVEMRGVPANWRLSNYSVTAQSWPLLDEYDYKNEHSSLRATALIGTNLQRVSEGQVGKGPKVFDGNVQWVAVQTRYFMGGVAVVRGSAQSAVAHSVSRPISAQEAARMPADQRSKAPVLANTLVMGMPGETDPLNRFRVYFGPNEFSRLAKLGLGLERIVDLGWSWVQPFSKGLLYVLNVLNSVVRNYGVAILLLASLVRLLLHPLNMMSIRSMRSMQKIQPEVERLRKKYEKDATAMNTAIMALYKEHKVNPAGGCLPMLVQMPFFIALYSVLYNAIELRHAPFVAWVHDLSSPDVLAMVGPFPLRLLPILMTLAGLLSQRLTPTDPRQAPTMYLMNVMMLVFFYNLPSGLVLYWTVMNLLTALQQWLALREDGGSRGSETVVRMGSAK, from the coding sequence ATGATGGATCGTCGCACCTGGATCGCGGTTGGCCTGTGCGTGGTGTTCCTGTTCGCCTATCCGCAGATCCTCAAAGTGTTCGGCCTCCAGCAGTACCTGAATCCCGGAGCTCCAAAGCCACCGGTCGCCGATTCGGCGCAGGTCTCCGGCAACTCGACCGGCCTGGCGACCGGAATCGGCTTCGGCACGCCGGATTCCGCCGGCTCCGGCCTGACGCCGGCCGGCACCGCGACCTCGACCTCCGCCGCGCCACCGACTCAGGCGCAGCTCACCAGCCTGCCGTTTCGGCCGGTGCGCTCCGAGATCGAACGCAACTACGCGATCGAGACGCCCCTGTACCGCGCCACCTTCACGAACCGCGGCGCGCGACTGCTCGCAGTCGAGCTCAAACGTTACTCCGCAGCACTCGGTGCGAAGGGCGTGCAGACCGGACGCGCCGCCCTGCTGCCGCGCAACAACGGCGCGCTGGCGCCCGAGGATCGCGTCGTGCTCGCGGGTGGACCTTCGGTCGCGCTCGACCTGGGAGCGGGCGACGCGCAGCGATCGCTCTCGGGAGTCGTCTACACCGCGACCGAGAGCCTCGATGCGAGCGGTGCTCTGCGCTCGCTCGCGTTCACGACCTACGATTCGACCGGGTTGTTCCTGCGCCAGACGTGGCGCGCGCGGCCCGATGACTATGCCCTGGATCTCGAAGTCGAGATGCGCGGCGTGCCGGCGAACTGGCGACTCAGCAACTACTCGGTCACCGCGCAGAGCTGGCCGCTGCTCGACGAGTACGACTACAAGAACGAGCACTCCTCGTTGCGCGCCACCGCGCTGATCGGCACGAACCTTCAGCGCGTGTCCGAGGGGCAGGTCGGCAAGGGCCCCAAGGTGTTCGACGGGAACGTCCAGTGGGTCGCCGTGCAAACTCGCTATTTCATGGGTGGCGTTGCGGTGGTGCGCGGATCCGCGCAGTCCGCCGTCGCTCACAGTGTGTCTCGTCCGATCTCGGCGCAGGAAGCGGCCCGGATGCCTGCCGATCAACGGTCGAAGGCGCCGGTACTCGCCAACACGCTGGTGATGGGAATGCCGGGCGAGACCGATCCGCTCAACCGATTCCGCGTCTACTTCGGACCGAACGAGTTCTCGCGACTCGCGAAGCTCGGGCTCGGTCTCGAACGCATCGTGGATCTCGGCTGGAGCTGGGTGCAGCCGTTCAGCAAGGGCCTGCTGTACGTTCTCAATGTGTTGAACTCCGTGGTGCGCAACTACGGAGTCGCGATTCTGCTGCTCGCTTCGCTGGTGCGTCTGCTGCTCCATCCGCTGAACATGATGAGCATCCGCAGCATGCGTTCGATGCAGAAGATCCAGCCCGAGGTGGAGCGGCTGCGCAAGAAGTACGAGAAGGACGCGACGGCCATGAACACGGCCATCATGGCGCTGTACAAGGAGCACAAGGTGAACCCGGCAGGGGGCTGCCTTCCGATGCTCGTGCAGATGCCATTCTTCATCGCGCTCTACTCCGTGCTGTACAACGCCATCGAGCTTCGGCACGCACCGTTCGTCGCATGGGTCCATGACCTGTCGTCGCCGGACGTACTCGCCATGGTGGGGCCGTTCCCACTGCGGCTGCTGCCGATCCTGATGACGCTGGCGGGGCTGTTGTCGCAGCGACTGACCCCGACCGACCCGCGCCAGGCACCGACCATGTACCTGATGAACGTCATGATGCTGGTGTTCTTCTACAACCTGCCGTCGGGGCTGGTGCTCTACTGGACCGTGATGAACCTGCTCACCGCGTTGCAGCAGTGGTTGGCGCTGCGCGAAGACGGCGGGAGTCGCGGTTCGGAAACCGTGGTGAGGATGGGTTCCGCCAAGTAA